The genomic window AGGGCAGGCAGGAGGGAGGAGGCCGCTTCACCCGAGGAAGGCGCAAGCAAGGATAGTCTGACTTTTGGATCCCCCATCTTTAACTCTAGCCCATGCTTAGATGCCAAGACGGCACCACCATGTGGCATGAATGCACTTTGGTCTTTTTTTTTGGTTGCGTTGAGTGACCATTCGTTGCCGAGCTGAATGTTGTTTCACCCTGGGGCCCCCATCCTGCGCTGGCCCTTGATCCCCTTTCTGGGCGCAGTGTCTGGGTCTTGGCGGGTCAAAGGGTCTGGCCCCTGCAAGTTCAATGATGGCTTGGTCCAATAGATCCGATGCCAATGGGAGGACGTTGGGATGATTCGAGGCTGTGGATGCGGTCAACGAATTGTTGTCCCGTCCCTGCCAAGTTTAGCTGCATGGACCGCCCGGCGACGTCCTCCTGTAGGGCTCTGAAtcctttccttctccttctccttctccccaCAGCATAGAGCCCAACTCAACACAGAGCTCGGCATCTCCAGCTGTCTCGTCTCGGCTCCTCATTCCATCTTTCCAGCAACAGGCGCCAGGGCAAATCTGCGGGCGTCTATGACCAGCCACAGCGGGCCCAGCCGTTGTTTTTCGGGTCCTGGGTTAAGATTGCTTGGCACAGCCTTGGCTTTTGGGCATACGCGAGATCGCCAGCGCTACGTCACAATCTCACTCCGACAAGGAACATGTACATCAACTACCgcccgacgacgacatcattGCATGTTTAGCAACTTGTGTTTGATCGCTTCATCCAtcactctcttctctccacgCCGCTCTCCTACTGCAATCTCCAAACCTCAATCTTGTTTCTACACTAATCCCAAGGTCTAGACCAAATCATATCTCGCCAACTAGCCCGCCATCCCTTGGGTGTCTAGCACCGGAACTCAAAAAAGCTtgttcctcaacctcgacaggGGTAACTCGTCTCATTCGTACCAACGTGCCGTGTTCCGTCCGTCCTACGCTAGCTTCGCCCTGGTGCCCCCCAAAAGTCCATATGCTTACATTGAACCCCCAAGCCACCTCTCGAACCCCCCGTCGCCATCTGGAGTTCCAGAACCTCCTGGCTTGGCAGCGTCCCCAGAAACGTCCCCAGACTCGCCTTGGCCCTCCTGCACTGCCGGCTTGTTCCCAAACACTGCATCTTTGGTCCGGTATGGCACAGCCTCTGCGACCACCACCGTCTCGATCCCCACCGGCGTGTTCAGCTCTGGGCCCATCGGTAGCTCGTCCACGTCCACTTCCATGTTTAGCAGAGTCTTGAGGACCACCTGGCTTCCCGCCTTGCTCATCACCTCGTTAGCTTCCTTACACAACTCTGATGCTACACATTCCACACAGCCTCGCTCACACTGACAACCTTCAACTCGCTGCAGGGCATCCCGCAGCAGCTGGTCGATGTGATCGAAAGCTTTGGTGCTGATACCTGACCCTCCTGCGCCTCCTTTGGCGTCGTAGAATGTCAACCGCGCTGGCCGCTTTCTCTgagtttctttttttgcAAACTCCTTTACCGCAATCTTACACTCGGTTCGTACATCGCCAGGCATGCTGACGACGAACGTCGGTAGTAGACTCATGATGGCATGTTCTGCTGCATGAATCCCCGCTGCCACATGAAGCCGTCTTGCCTGAAGGATATCAATGGCCTTCTTGGGGACGTCAAGCCACATCCCTTTGCTGAAACGAATTACTGGCGGGTTGTCCACTTGCACTGCGTCAAGTACCCGCCCCTTCCGGTCAACCTTGAAGAAACCAAATACGTTCTGCTGAATCTTGATAGTACCGTAGTAGGCATGTGAGCGTGACCCCGGGATAGTCCTGATGGCTTCCGTCTCAGTAGGGTCAATATCAGTATAGTCGCGCTGCACAGTTGTCCAGTCTACCTTGACCCTTTCCACCTTGGCCATCCTCTTGTCAGGGAGGAAATCTCGTACAAGGTACGGGTTGCCCTGGTgaaggaagatggcaccGTCGTAGATGGTAAATGTCGCTCTGGAGgcctccagctcttccaaCACGACGTTCCGGCCGTTTGTAATGTCGATAATAGCAAAATGCTCATCTTCCGTGTCTCGAATAGCAACGTACTTTGCAGGGATTGGTCGAAATCGATCGTGGCAGTGGTAGAaccccatctcatccctcaGCAAGCGCTCGTCGCAGATCTTCGGCAAGTCTTTGCCGAAGTACTTTCTGTCTTCATTTGGACGTATGGGCATCTCGTAAGCCGCACACTGGATGTGGCCTTCACGCACCAGCATATTCTCCAGGTCAACCTGCAGCTCGCAGTTGGGCTTTGTAAATAGCTCGTCCGGGTTCTGCATATAGTGCTGGTCGGTAGCAAACCCGTCGCCAACCAGGATTGACAGCGAATCCTTGTTGCGGCGTCCCGCCCTGCCGCTCTGTTGACGCAGATTGGCAATAGTATACGGGAAACCCCAGGTCATGACACAGTCCAATGAGCCAATGTCGATGCCTAGTTCCAGCGCCGTAGTCGCGACAATTCCCAGGAGCTGACCCTGAAACATTTCAGTCTCAATCCTGCGTCTGTCCTGTGCCGTATAACCGCCACGGTATCCCATCACGAGGTTGATGCATTCTGGGCGCCCCAAGGCCTCCAATTCTTGCTTGATGGCGCTAACCAGCACCTCACATTGGGCTCTGACCCTGCAGAATGCAATGATCCTCACACCCCTCAACATAAGGGCACAGAAGAGACGCGCACACTCGAACTTGGCACTGCCGCGTCCAGAAGCAGGGTCACCAGGGTCCTTGTAGGGCGTGTTCCAGCAGAGAAACTCTTTCCGTCCAGATGGGGACCCATCGAAATCTATCAGGCGGACGTTGTCAATGCCGAATATCGTCTTGAAATGCTGCTCCGGGTTGGCTACCGTGGCTGAGCAAGAGATAAACTTGACGCGTCGGTTTCCCACGGCAGCACAAATTCGCCTTAGCCTTCGCATGATAAATGACATGTGGGATCCCATTTGACCGTTGTAGTAGTGCAACTCGTCCACTGTAAGCTGATATTAGTGCTGCCTCACCACATAAGCACTTGTCTTAGGCACTTACCAACAACGTACTTAAGATTCTTCAGGAATGATCTCCAGCGCTCCTCCTGAGGTAGGATGGTGATGTGAAGCATGTCCGGGTTTGTAAAGATGATCCTCGCTTGCTCTCGAATCATATTTCGATCAGTCATGGGAGTATCTCCGTCAAATGTCTCGACCATGGTCTCTTCGAGACCAGGCATGTaacccatcatctccttcaagCTCCGCTTCTGGTCCTGTGCCAAAGCTTTCGTCGGGAAAATGTACATGGCTCTGGAGTTGCAATCTTGCTCAAGGGCGTAGAGCACTGGAAGCTGGTAGATAAGACTCTTTCCAGagcttgttgaagttgacaCAACGACATGctggccatcatgaagaCTGTTGAGAGCTTCTGATTGATGTGCATAGAATTGAGTGATCCCTTTGGCGTTATACAGAGCATTCACCAGATCCTGACTCAGTAGAAAGTTAAGATCGCCATAGACGGGTTCCTGTTGCTCAAATACTCGATGTCCGTCTGGGACGATCTGTCCCGTATACCACGGGCTGTCTTTGAGATCTTGAACAATCTCAGGTATTGACTTCCTTTCTTTTGGAATACTCTCCGGTATGGAGTCTGCTGCCTTCTCTGGGGCAAATTCTTCGTtcgttgatggcatcggGATGTGACTCTTTGTTCGTTCTGTAAGGGTCTCTTGCGGGTCCAGTTTGTCTTCGACACACTTGTTCAGAAAGACATTAATGGCATTCGCAAACTTTTGGTTCCGCCTCTCAATGAGGTTCGTCATCTGCTTCTGGCTGAAGACAGGCATCCTCAGCTGCTCTGCTCTCAACCTTCTGTTTGGGTCCGTCGGTTCCCCCGTCTTACTGGGGACCTGACGCTTCAGATCGCCATCGAGAAACTCGAGAAACAGCACCTCCCGCCCCGTAGGCTCAAGTTCCCGATCGTGTTGCTTGTCAAGACTCTCCATGCCGGAATAACCACCAACCGATGCATCGTGAGCTGGTGCCTGtgaccttgatgaccttcCGTTTCTGAAAACATCATCCCTTTCTGATCCTTTGATGTCCAGTTGCAGCATGATCTCGTCAACGTAGGCGAAGTAGATACCCTCTGGGCGAAGTGCTACCATCGATGCAATCTCTTCAATTGAGAGGTCTCGTTTCGTGTGAGCTTCCACGGCCGGTTTTATCATATCAAAGGTTGTAGCGAGGTGTTTTCGTGTGGTGCAAAAGGTATACACAAGGTTGAGCGCACGATGTGTCCGCTCCAGTTGCTTGAACGCTTCTGGCCATTCCATGACACAGGGCACCACGATGTTGCTGGCTTGCCTCTTGAGGCCCGGCTTTCCTTTACCTCCTTTGGCGCCTCGTTTAGATCCTGATCCGCTCGATTCACTTGCAGCTGAGCTCTCATCGCCAGGTTCCCGTTCAGGCTCACGTTTTCGTTTCCCTCTGCTCGCCGAAGGAGGAGGCCTGTCAGCCATGCCAGGCTCAGGGGAGTCTGTCATGTTGTAACAAAATGGGGTATCATCACTGGTGTTCAAGAAGTGATATGTGGAGGCTCTGCCAATCAATAGTGCCTTATTTCGAGTCGTCCCAAAAGGAGAACGTGAGACGTGAAAGTGGCGACGTCATCCAGACCCAGACATTCGCGGAATCAACGCCAAATCACGTGCGGTTGATTCGCTAATTCAACTTCAATTGCAACGAATATTGGCAGGCACgtggcaaggccaagcctCAGTAGGTGGTAGATGACCTCTTCTTAGACTGAACTCGATCGGTCTATAACCTTCGTCAGATACAAACTGCATTTATATTGTGAATACGACTGCATGACCAGCACACGGCTGCGTTTCCCCTCCCGTTCGTCTGTTTCTACGCCCGGGAGTTGTACTATAGCTCCCATATGGTCCAGCAATGCTCCCAGCTATGATTACACAATTCTATCCATGATTCCGGTTACCAAGCTGAAGTGTAGCGCAAGCAAATCCCTTGTTCCCTTGCACAGCACGCCTGTTCCAAGCCGGGCGGTGCCCTGTATCCTTTCAGGCTGATGATTGCCCTGCCAATTGCTCCAGCATCGGCGTCTAGCCTGCCTGTCCTTGCCGTCATCCACACAAATCTTTGTTCGCGAACCCGCATGGGCTGGGTGACTGGACGTTGCATCATTATGGGCTCGGCGTGGTGTCCGAGAATATATCCTGTCGCAACCTCTAGCTGCTCCGGAGTTCCCTTTGGATGACGCCGATCTCATTCATAAAGCCCTTAGCATTGGCAGCAGTCATCTAAGCGGTAGATTGTCAGTATCACAGCACACAGACGAGGTCAAGACATTGTTACTCACCCGCATGGTAATGCTCACAGGCTTTGCCTGTTCACCCTCAAAGGCAGTAAAGAGAATTCCAACTGACTTCAGCGAAGCCTTCTCTTGGAACTTCATGGCTGCAACAAGCGCCGTGTTGAGAATGACTCGGTGAGTCTGATCCTGTCTCATAATAAGACGAGCAACCTTGTGCCCGTGAGTGCTTGCGCTTTCTGGGTCATCGACTTCTAGCGCAGAAGCATCAAATGATCCCGGGACGACGGCACCGTTGTCATCATACTCGACACAAGCTTGGGGTACGTTGATCTTCAACATGCCTGCTCCACGCTCCTTCCAGCCTGCTTCCTTGTCGTGATAGAACATCTTGGCTCTCACAGATATGATCGTagcctcgccgtcctcgccatcgtTCACCTCAACTAGTTATTGTCAGTATCAAGTTTGACGTTATGAACGATAAGTACCCACCTTTCTgaagcttgagcttcctcttctcatcGGAATCCTTCTCTGGGGACAGGGCGCGCTCAACCTCTTGGGGCTCATTCTcgtcgccatcctcgtcaccgtcctcatcttcgtcgtcgctgctgtcgGGAGCACCAAACggcttggcaggcttctcgCTCTTAAGAGGCTCCTTTCCAGGGGCGGCGAAACTCGAGAGGGGCTTGGCACCTCCCAGGGCAGATCCAAAGGCGCTCGAGCCGAATGCGCTTCCAAAACCATTA from Fusarium keratoplasticum isolate Fu6.1 chromosome 10, whole genome shotgun sequence includes these protein-coding regions:
- a CDS encoding RanBD1 domain-containing protein; amino-acid sequence: MADDAPDASPKNEPLNIETKEDAETRAARRELKQSSISDTTPSAADGSDTANASDAPDSDLKDQVASPKKKRAHDQLEGGKEAEDNDANSVASTDSAKDRASRLEPEKKRPRDEDSNDAEPTSTAASSQEATKENEAGKSPAKNAQPQTSASAFAASGFGKLSSGSSPFASLGGSQGGSVFGSAAAGKPSLSSFASPAPSTDAQPPAAPKLTFGSTSGASPFAGLSSGTNGFGSAFGSSAFGSALGGAKPLSSFAAPGKEPLKSEKPAKPFGAPDSSDDEDEDGDEDGDENEPQEVERALSPEKDSDEKRKLKLQKVEVNDGEDGEATIISVRAKMFYHDKEAGWKERGAGMLKINVPQACVEYDDNGAVVPGSFDASALEVDDPESASTHGHKVARLIMRQDQTHRVILNTALVAAMKFQEKASLKSVGILFTAFEGEQAKPVSITMRMTAANAKGFMNEIGVIQRELRSS